The genomic stretch CCTCGCCCTGCGCGAGGTCACCCGGCACGACGAGGCCCTGTCGCTGCAGATCCCCAGCGACGGCAGCCAGCGCGCGCTGCGCTCCATCCTCGACCGGCTGGACTCGGCCGGCATCGAGGCGGACGACCTGACCGTGCACACCCCCGACCTCGACGACGTGTTCTTCGCCCTGACCGGCACCGGCCAGCCCAGCCAGTCGGGCACCGCCCCGCAGCCCAGCCAGCCCAGCCAGCCCAGCCAGCCCGAGGAGGCTGTCCGATGAGCTCCCTCTCCCTCGCCGTACGCGACTCGTCCACGATGCTGCGCCGCAACCTCCTGCACGCGCGGCGCTATCCGTCCCTCACCCTGAACCTGCTGCTCACCCCGATCATGTTGCTGTTGCTCTTCGTCTACATCTTCGGCGACGCACTGAGCTCGGGCATCGGCGGCGGTCCGGACCGCTCCGCCTACATCGCGTATGTCGTCCCGGGCTTGCTGCTGATGACCATCGGCAGCACCGTGGTCGGAACCGCTGTATCCGTCTCCAACGACATGACCGAGGGCATCATCGCCCGCTTCCGCACGATGGCGATCCACCGCCCTTCGGTGATCGTCGGGCACGTCGTCGGCAGCGTGCTGCAGTCGATCACGAGCGTGGTCGTCGTGGGCGCCGTCGCCGTGGCCATCGGCTTCCGGTCCACGGACGCAACCGCCCTGGAGTGGCTGGCGGCGTTCGGGCTGCTCGTGCTCTTCGCCATGGCACTCACCTGGATCGCTGTCGGCATGGGCCTGACCAGCCCGAACGCCGAGGCCGCCAGCAACAACGCGACGCCGCTGATCCTGCTGCCGCTCATCTCCAGCGCCTTCACCCCGGTCGACTCCATGCCCGGCTGGTTCCAGCCGATCGCCGAGTACCAGCCGTTCACGCCCGCCATCGAAACCATGCGGGGCCTGCTGCTCGGCAGCGAGATCGGCCACAACGGGTGGCTCGCCGTCGTCTGGTGCCTGGGTCTCGCGGTGCTCGGCTACTTCTGGTCGACCTCGACCTTCAACCGCGACCCGAAGTAGCCCCCACGACCGTGCGGGCTGCCTCCCGCAACTCGTGCCACGCCGACCGCGCCACGAGGGACTCTCCGACCCCGGCGGCGGAGAGTCCCTCGTGAGCGTGGGTGACGCGCGATCAGGTCCAGTTGCTGATGTTCACCTCCTTGGGGTAGGGAGCGCCGGTGCCGGTCTCGACGAGCTGCTTCATGCTCATCAGGAACGTGGCCCACCTGGTGCTGCAGTGGGACATGAACTCGCCCGGTTCACGCCAGCCCTCGTGGGCGAACTGGACGATCGTGTAGTCGTCCTCCTGCTTCAGGTCGAAGCGGACGCGGGTGCCGATCCACTCCTGGGGGCCGTCGGTCACCTCCCACTCGACCCGCTCGTCGGGGCGCTGGTCGAGCACCTTCATGTCGAAGCCGCCCGCGTCGCCGAAGCGGAACCCGATCGTGCCACCGACGACGCCTTCGCCCGTGGTGTCGGTCGTCCACCAGGCGGCGAGGCCGTCCCGGGTCGTGAGCGCCTCGTACACCTTGGCCGGAGCAGCGGTCGCTCCGACGCGATGCAGGATGTCAACCATCGTCGTTCCTTCTTTCTCGTTGTTCGGCAGTTGGGTCCGGGATCGTTGGATCGCCTCGGCGATCCTCTTGATGCGGCGCAGTCGGGCGTCCCAGGTGGCGCCGACGGACGCGAGCTGGGCGACGGCGCGGGCGAGCTGGGCCTCGTCGACCTGGTACCGCCGCTCGCGCCCGACGGCCGTGGCGTGCACGAGTCCGGATCGGTCGAGGACGTCCAGGTGCTTGGCGACCGCCTGGCGCCTGACCGGGACGTGGTCGCTGAGGCTCGTGGCCGTGCCGGTGCCGTCGCTGAGCAGCTGGTCGAGCAGGCGACGCCGCGTCGGGTCGCCGACGGCCGACCACAGGTCGTCGTCGATGACGATCATCACGGCGACGACGCCTGACGCGCGGCCAGATCGGCGATGCGGGGGAGGTAGAAGTCCCACCCGTTCCCGTGGTCGGCGTAGGTCTCCTCGAGCTTGGCGATCTCCCAGCCACGCTCTCGGAAGCCGGTCTCGGTGAGCCGGAGCACGGTCCCGCCGCCCGAGGGGGAGAGCTCGAACGTCACGAGCATCGAGTTCGAGGAGGTGGCGACCTCGCCGGCGTCGTGCGTCCAGCGGAACGAGAACCGGTGCGGCGGCTCGGCATCCACAACGGTGATCGGCACCACGTCGACCCGCCCCGACGCCTCGTCGCGCCACGTCAGCTGGCCGGTTCCCCCCGGCACGGGCTCGACGTCGGTCTCGGCGCTCCACCAGTCGCGGATGTGCGCCGGACTGCTGACGACGTCGAACACCGTCGCCGGTGGTGCGTCGACGTAGATCTCTCGCTCGATGGTCCCGAGCTCCATGGCTGCATCTCCGTCCGGTCAGTGCAACGTTTAGTTGCGCATCACCATAGGAGCGGCGCGCCGAACACGCAACCAATTGTTGCGATACCCGTCGAGATCTGAGGCTTGACCCGCCGCACCTCGCGCGATTAACCATTCATCTATGGAACTAGTTGAATGGCTGGATGGATGATCGAGTTCCGCATCGATCCCCGGTCCGGCGTGGCGCCGTTCCGGCAGTTGATCCACCAGGTGCGCCAGGCGCTGCGGTTGGGCCTGCTGCACGAGGGCGACCAGCTCCCGACGGTCAAGGAGGTGGTCGCCCAGGTGGCGATCAACCCCAACACCGTGCTCAAGGCGTACCGCGAGCTCGAGCACGAAGGCCTGGCCGCCGGCCGGCCCGGCCTCGGCACCTTCATCACCAGGACGCTGGCCGACCCGTCGCTGGCCGCCCACGAGGCGCTGCGGTCCGACCTGGTCGACTGGCTGACCAAGGCCCGCCGGGCCGGGCTCGACGACGACAGCATCGCCGCGCTGTTCGACAGCACCTTCCGGTCCGCCGCCGAGGAGGGCGTGGCGTGAGCGCCGAAACGAGTGCGATCGAAGCCGACGGCCTGGGCAAGCGCTACGGGCGGCGGTGGGCGCTGCAGGGCTGCACCCTGTCGGTGCCCGCCGGCCGGGTGGTGGGTCTCGTCGGGGCCAACGGCGCCGGCAAATCGACCTTCCTGCACATCGCCGTGGGCCTCCTCGACCCGACGGAGGGCACCATCTCGGTGCTCGGCGAGCGGCCCGGCGG from Acidimicrobiales bacterium encodes the following:
- a CDS encoding ABC transporter permease gives rise to the protein MSSLSLAVRDSSTMLRRNLLHARRYPSLTLNLLLTPIMLLLLFVYIFGDALSSGIGGGPDRSAYIAYVVPGLLLMTIGSTVVGTAVSVSNDMTEGIIARFRTMAIHRPSVIVGHVVGSVLQSITSVVVVGAVAVAIGFRSTDATALEWLAAFGLLVLFAMALTWIAVGMGLTSPNAEAASNNATPLILLPLISSAFTPVDSMPGWFQPIAEYQPFTPAIETMRGLLLGSEIGHNGWLAVVWCLGLAVLGYFWSTSTFNRDPK
- a CDS encoding SRPBCC domain-containing protein, with translation MIVIDDDLWSAVGDPTRRRLLDQLLSDGTGTATSLSDHVPVRRQAVAKHLDVLDRSGLVHATAVGRERRYQVDEAQLARAVAQLASVGATWDARLRRIKRIAEAIQRSRTQLPNNEKEGTTMVDILHRVGATAAPAKVYEALTTRDGLAAWWTTDTTGEGVVGGTIGFRFGDAGGFDMKVLDQRPDERVEWEVTDGPQEWIGTRVRFDLKQEDDYTIVQFAHEGWREPGEFMSHCSTRWATFLMSMKQLVETGTGAPYPKEVNISNWT
- a CDS encoding SRPBCC domain-containing protein; protein product: MELGTIEREIYVDAPPATVFDVVSSPAHIRDWWSAETDVEPVPGGTGQLTWRDEASGRVDVVPITVVDAEPPHRFSFRWTHDAGEVATSSNSMLVTFELSPSGGGTVLRLTETGFRERGWEIAKLEETYADHGNGWDFYLPRIADLAARQASSP
- a CDS encoding GntR family transcriptional regulator, with translation MAGWMIEFRIDPRSGVAPFRQLIHQVRQALRLGLLHEGDQLPTVKEVVAQVAINPNTVLKAYRELEHEGLAAGRPGLGTFITRTLADPSLAAHEALRSDLVDWLTKARRAGLDDDSIAALFDSTFRSAAEEGVA